The stretch of DNA GAAGTGAGACCAGCTTTGCAGTCCCCGAACGCAGTGAGTGGGATTAGCTTTCAGCTTTGAGCTTTGAGCTATGAGCTATAACATGCCCCGAAGGGCTCATTGTGTATTTCACCAGAAGAACACGGCAAAGGTTATTGGCAAGGAGTAATTACAACGTTTCAATGCCCCGAAGGGCTCATTGTGTATTTCACCACTGAGTGTCATGTTATATGCACTCAGGAAGAAGTTTGGCGCGCACCCCGTTTCAATGCCCCGAAGGGCTCATTGTGTATTTCACCAATACATTCAGGCTTTTGAATCGCTTGCTCGGCAACGTTTCAATGCCCCGAAGGGCTCATTGTGTATTTCACCACGGGAGAGTGGAAATCAATCCAAATCCTATACCAAAACAGTTTCAATGCCCCGAAGGGCTCATTGTGTATTTCACCTAAGAGTTTAGTGGATCAAGCCCCTTTACTGTCGATGTTTCAATGCCCCGAAGGGCTCATTGTGTATTTCACCGATTAGCAAGGCACATACATTAATCGAAATGGCATATACGTTTCAATGCCCCGAAGGGCTCATTGTGTATTTCACCGCTAAAGCGAGAAGGTGTCCCCTTTGATAAATGGTCCTGTTTCAATGCCCCGAAGGGCTCATTGTGTATTTCACCTGCAACATCTACCGATATTATACCATATTTTTTAAAATTTTCCCCATATCTTGCGAAATTGATGCATTCCGGGCAATTTGGTTTTGCTAAAAAACCCCGTTTCGCCCGGAAATTATTTAAATAAAACCCCATATATTGGGGTTTAAGAATTTTTGTAGCACTATATATGGGGGCTAAGGCGATATTTTTCCGGGCATCTCGAATTCCTACACGACCCCCCCTGTTGCCCGGAATTTTTGAAAAAACGTGTTTTAAATTAAACAACGATCACATCCTTTTCATTCAAAACCTCAACCCGACCAATCACTTCCGTTTTACTTTTGCATGTTTTACACAATCGATCATACCGCATATGATCTGCTTTTGGGGTGAATTCGTTTTGCAACCCCTATCTTCATCTTGGTCATTTCTTCACCGGTCAGGTTGAATCCAGTCAATAACGCTTTTGACCACCGAGGGCTTTATTCAACGCGTGCCAAATTGCAACTCAGGCATGACCCGCTGCCCGCTTCGCAGTCCCTGAAGCGCAGACGGTCCAATGCTCTTGCAGGGCACAGGGAATGCTGCGCGAAGTGGGATCAGCTATACTATGCCCCGAAAGCGCCATTTTGTATTTCAACGTAAAATTCATTTTTCGTGAAATGCTGATATACGCTGAAAACATGGGGAAAATCCCACCATATAGTATAATACAATTATCATTATTCCTGATCTATTTAAATCCACCCCGAATCATTGGAAGAGACGATCCTGATTAGCAAAGATTGATTGAACAAGCAACTCAAAAAATCATTTTGGGTCAAATTGCAATAGCAACAAACGCAGCGTGGTTTTCCTGCCTGGATGATCGTGAAAGGCTGGACGTTTATTCGATACACCATACCAAAAGATCGGAGGACTGAGAGATGGAAATGTTCGGTAACTGGGCGGCTTATCTATTTGTAGGGTCCATTGTGCTTCCGATGGGGTTGGGCATTTTTTTAATCATCCATGCCCAGCGTAGCAAACGCAAAGCCCTGCAAAGTCAATCCTGGCCAGTAACAAAAGGTATCATCACCGAATCCACAATAACGACAATGGAGGATGAAGAAGACGGCACCACCTACCTCCCCGTCATTCGCTATGCTTATGAAGTTGGCGGGATGATTTATGATGGTAAACGGGTTGTCTTCGGCGGCGATATCGAATTTAATACACACCAGAAAGCTGCTGAATTTCTGGTTGCGTACCCTGTGGATCAAGAAGTCAGCGTATATTACAATCCTGAAAAGCCCCATGAAGCCGTATTGCAGCAAGCAGCCCATCGAACCGCAGTGGGTTTGGTGATCGGGATCATCCTCCTGGGAATTTCTTGTTGCTTTTTGTCTTTAATGGTAATGGGTATCATCTGGCTGAAAAGCCTCTAAGCTTCAAAGGCCAGGCAAGAAGAAAATTGCTTACAGGCTGAACCCATTTTCAAAGCTCGCGCCAATTATGGGATCA from Brevefilum fermentans encodes:
- a CDS encoding DUF3592 domain-containing protein; translated protein: MEMFGNWAAYLFVGSIVLPMGLGIFLIIHAQRSKRKALQSQSWPVTKGIITESTITTMEDEEDGTTYLPVIRYAYEVGGMIYDGKRVVFGGDIEFNTHQKAAEFLVAYPVDQEVSVYYNPEKPHEAVLQQAAHRTAVGLVIGIILLGISCCFLSLMVMGIIWLKSL